The following proteins come from a genomic window of Streptomyces sp. NBC_00539:
- a CDS encoding GNAT family N-acetyltransferase, with protein MSEYESVVRAARAEDLARIVELVQEHVAYEKSHPRAPGLAARLGAALFEDGARVWVLLAETPRGEVVGYAACSEEFSFWDGRHYLHMDCLYLAEGARGHGLGAALMDAVTDLARERGFGHVEWQTPDWNEGAIRFYDRLGAAGRPKQRYSLAVRPPANG; from the coding sequence GTGAGCGAATACGAGAGTGTGGTGCGGGCGGCGCGGGCCGAGGATCTGGCGCGCATCGTCGAACTGGTGCAGGAGCACGTCGCCTACGAGAAGTCGCACCCGCGGGCGCCGGGGCTCGCGGCGCGGCTCGGGGCGGCGCTGTTCGAGGACGGGGCGCGGGTGTGGGTGCTGCTCGCCGAGACCCCGCGGGGCGAGGTCGTCGGGTACGCGGCCTGCTCCGAGGAGTTCTCGTTCTGGGACGGGCGCCACTACCTGCACATGGACTGCCTCTACCTCGCCGAGGGAGCGCGCGGGCACGGGCTCGGCGCCGCGCTGATGGACGCCGTGACGGACCTCGCGCGGGAGCGGGGCTTCGGGCACGTCGAATGGCAGACGCCCGACTGGAACGAGGGCGCGATCCGTTTCTACGACCGGCTCGGAGCCGCCGGCAGGCCCAAGCAGCGCTATTCCCTCGCCGTGCGGCCGCCCGCTAACGGATGA
- a CDS encoding CTP synthase C-terminal region-related (seleno)protein, producing MITTTARIALVGDRSPHVKSHTRIPLLLDALASRDGLVLDAYWIQTADAGAEAASGALARFDAVWVLPGSPYASEAGVLAAVRVAREEGIPFLGTCGGFQHALLEYARNVCGITGAAHAEHDPDAEDPVIAPLACSLVGHEGLVRAEPGSLAESVLGAERSLERYHCNYGPAPRHLPALEAGGLRLSGHDEDGQVRMAELPGHPFFLASLFQPELAGDGTKPHPIVKALAAAAVAHAAAVRARGAHAAR from the coding sequence ATGATCACCACCACCGCACGGATCGCCCTGGTCGGCGACCGCTCCCCGCACGTGAAGTCCCACACCCGGATCCCGCTCCTCCTCGACGCCCTGGCCTCCCGCGACGGGCTGGTCCTCGACGCCTACTGGATCCAGACCGCCGACGCCGGCGCCGAGGCGGCCTCGGGGGCGCTGGCCCGGTTCGACGCGGTGTGGGTGCTGCCCGGAAGCCCGTACGCCAGCGAGGCGGGGGTGCTGGCGGCGGTCCGGGTGGCGCGCGAGGAGGGGATCCCCTTCCTCGGAACCTGCGGCGGCTTCCAGCACGCGCTGCTGGAGTACGCCCGCAACGTCTGCGGGATCACCGGCGCCGCGCACGCCGAGCACGACCCGGACGCCGAGGACCCGGTGATCGCGCCGCTCGCCTGCTCGCTCGTCGGCCACGAGGGCCTCGTACGCGCCGAGCCTGGGTCACTGGCCGAGTCGGTGCTCGGCGCCGAGCGCAGCCTCGAGCGCTACCACTGCAACTACGGTCCGGCGCCGCGCCACCTGCCCGCGCTGGAGGCCGGGGGGCTGCGGCTGTCGGGGCACGACGAGGACGGGCAGGTCCGCATGGCGGAACTGCCGGGGCACCCCTTCTTCCTGGCCAGCCTGTTCCAGCCGGAGCTCGCCGGCGACGGCACGAAGCCCCACCCGATCGTGAAGGCCCTCGCCGCGGCGGCCGTGGCGCACGCCGCCGCCGTCCGTGCCCGCGGGGCGCACGCCGCCCGATAA
- a CDS encoding M14 family zinc carboxypeptidase produces the protein MTLLRDMHYPTPHQLALAARALADEHPARARVRRVGRSRGGEPLWVLSLDAARPAENVLVVAGAHANEPVGGATALALARRVIAEPAAANGCGWHFLLCADPDGAALHRTPRPYSLLDYHRAFFRPPGPEQPEWAPSLLPADRLPPETVALTALIDELRPVLQVSLHGTDLGGSWVQLTRDIPGLAEPFAKSAAELRIPVETGASDATGWPSPGPGIFVMPEPGTGPDGAFHPEDTRLSTWYHAHRYAGTTAIVEVPMWASDTVDDPAPHPDPRGALRMLAGRLTADAARVAAVRERIPDAALPGALAPLLRAVDWTLALIPPIAAEWTGPGAPAEATAAHIGSIDAFGRRLSLRAAAMLLRVLRAQGDPAAAGLDRLVTGWCEEFAARFQARWVPVATQVEHQSRTVLAACERLTAVIR, from the coding sequence GTGACCCTCCTTCGAGACATGCACTACCCCACCCCGCACCAACTCGCCCTGGCCGCCCGCGCCCTGGCGGACGAACACCCCGCCCGGGCCCGGGTGCGGCGGGTCGGCCGCTCCCGGGGCGGGGAACCGCTCTGGGTACTGTCCCTCGACGCCGCGCGGCCGGCCGAGAACGTACTCGTCGTGGCCGGGGCGCACGCCAACGAGCCCGTCGGCGGGGCCACCGCGCTCGCCCTGGCCCGCCGCGTCATCGCCGAGCCGGCCGCCGCGAACGGCTGCGGCTGGCACTTCCTGCTGTGCGCCGACCCGGACGGCGCGGCCCTGCACCGCACGCCCCGCCCGTACTCGCTCCTGGACTACCACCGGGCCTTCTTCCGGCCCCCCGGGCCCGAACAGCCGGAGTGGGCGCCGTCCTTACTGCCCGCGGACCGGCTGCCGCCCGAGACGGTGGCCCTGACCGCGCTGATCGACGAACTGCGACCCGTCCTCCAGGTCTCCCTGCACGGCACCGACCTCGGCGGTTCCTGGGTGCAGCTGACCCGCGACATCCCCGGCCTCGCGGAGCCGTTCGCCAAGTCGGCCGCCGAGCTGCGCATCCCGGTCGAGACGGGGGCCTCGGACGCCACCGGCTGGCCCTCCCCCGGGCCGGGGATCTTCGTCATGCCGGAGCCGGGGACCGGCCCCGACGGGGCCTTCCACCCCGAGGACACCCGGCTCAGCACCTGGTACCACGCCCACCGCTACGCCGGCACCACCGCGATCGTCGAAGTCCCCATGTGGGCCTCCGACACGGTGGACGACCCGGCCCCGCACCCCGACCCCCGGGGCGCGCTGCGGATGCTCGCCGGCCGGCTCACCGCCGACGCCGCGCGGGTGGCCGCCGTGCGGGAGCGGATACCCGACGCGGCGCTGCCGGGCGCTCTCGCCCCGCTGCTGCGCGCGGTCGACTGGACGCTGGCGCTGATCCCGCCGATCGCCGCGGAGTGGACCGGCCCGGGCGCCCCCGCCGAGGCCACGGCGGCCCACATCGGCAGCATCGACGCCTTCGGGCGGCGGCTGTCGCTGCGCGCCGCCGCTATGCTGCTGCGGGTGCTGCGGGCGCAAGGGGATCCGGCCGCGGCCGGGCTGGACCGGCTGGTCACCGGCTGGTGCGAGGAGTTCGCGGCGCGGTTCCAGGCCCGCTGGGTGCCGGTGGCCACCCAGGTCGAGCACCAGTCCCGGACGGTTCTCGCGGCGTGCGAACGGCTGACGGCGGTCATCCGTTAG
- the treZ gene encoding malto-oligosyltrehalose trehalohydrolase, with translation MQFEVWAPQTDRVAMRLNDTAYEMTRDPAPDRAGWWTAEAPAADGDRYGFLLGDDPRPLPDPRGRRLPDGPDGLSAVVDFTPLHPDAPSPRIPFQDAVLYELHVGTFTPEGTFDAAAARLAHLTSLGVTHVELMPVCPFPGRHGWGYDGVAPWAVHEPYGGPAGLARFVDAAHSAGLGVALDVVHNHLGPSGNHLPAFGPYFTDTHHTPWGAAVNLDAPGSDEVRAYFIGSALAWLRDYRIDGLRLDAVHALADGRALTFLEELAAAVDALAAETARPLFLIAESDQCDPRTTTPRGAGGLGLHAQWNDDFHHALHCALTGESQGYYADFAAAPFAALAKTLTRAFFHDGTWSSFRGRTHGRPVDRRRTPAHRFVGYTQTHDQIGNRALGDRLSASLSPGLLACAATLAVTGPFVPMLFMGEEWGAHTPWQYFTDHPDPELAEAVRTGRRREFAAHGWKAEEIPDPQDPATRDRSCLDWSEPEQPGHARLLEWYRTLVALRRGHPDLRDPDLAAVRVAHDEERRWLTFRRGEVRVVVNLSPEPVTIALGRNGVRVLAAWEPLEQPGADGRIHVPGESAVVLGP, from the coding sequence GTGCAGTTCGAAGTGTGGGCACCGCAGACAGACCGGGTCGCCATGCGACTGAACGACACCGCCTACGAGATGACCCGCGATCCGGCGCCGGACCGTGCCGGCTGGTGGACCGCGGAGGCCCCGGCCGCCGACGGTGACCGCTACGGGTTCCTGCTGGGCGACGATCCTCGGCCCCTGCCCGACCCGCGCGGCCGCCGTCTGCCGGACGGGCCTGACGGCCTGTCGGCCGTGGTCGACTTCACGCCGCTGCACCCGGACGCCCCCTCCCCCCGGATCCCGTTCCAGGACGCGGTCCTCTACGAACTGCACGTCGGCACCTTCACCCCCGAGGGCACCTTCGACGCGGCCGCCGCCCGCCTCGCGCACCTCACCTCGCTCGGTGTCACGCACGTCGAGCTGATGCCGGTCTGCCCGTTCCCCGGCCGGCACGGCTGGGGCTACGACGGGGTGGCGCCCTGGGCGGTGCACGAGCCGTACGGGGGACCGGCGGGGCTGGCGCGGTTCGTGGACGCGGCGCACTCGGCCGGGCTGGGCGTGGCGCTGGACGTGGTCCACAACCACCTCGGCCCGTCCGGGAACCACCTCCCGGCCTTCGGACCGTACTTCACCGACACCCACCACACGCCCTGGGGCGCGGCGGTCAACCTGGACGCGCCCGGTTCGGACGAGGTCCGCGCCTACTTCATCGGCAGCGCCCTGGCGTGGCTGCGGGACTACCGGATCGACGGGCTGCGGCTGGACGCCGTGCACGCCCTGGCCGACGGGCGGGCGCTGACCTTCCTGGAGGAGCTGGCGGCGGCCGTGGACGCGCTCGCGGCGGAGACCGCCCGGCCGCTGTTCCTGATCGCCGAGTCCGACCAGTGCGACCCGCGCACCACCACCCCCCGGGGGGCCGGCGGCCTCGGTCTGCACGCCCAGTGGAACGACGACTTCCACCACGCCCTGCACTGTGCGCTGACCGGCGAGTCGCAGGGCTACTACGCCGACTTCGCGGCGGCCCCGTTCGCGGCCCTCGCCAAAACCCTGACCAGGGCCTTCTTCCACGACGGCACCTGGTCCTCGTTCCGGGGCCGCACCCACGGCCGCCCCGTCGACCGCCGTCGCACGCCCGCGCACCGCTTCGTCGGCTACACGCAGACCCACGACCAGATCGGCAACCGGGCGCTGGGCGACCGGCTCTCCGCCTCGCTGTCGCCGGGGCTGCTCGCCTGCGCGGCGACGCTCGCGGTGACCGGGCCGTTCGTGCCGATGCTGTTCATGGGCGAGGAGTGGGGCGCGCACACGCCGTGGCAGTACTTCACCGACCACCCCGATCCGGAGCTCGCGGAGGCCGTACGGACGGGGAGGCGCCGGGAGTTCGCCGCCCACGGCTGGAAGGCGGAAGAGATCCCCGATCCGCAGGACCCGGCCACCCGGGACCGGTCCTGCCTGGACTGGAGCGAGCCGGAGCAGCCCGGGCACGCCCGGCTGTTGGAGTGGTACCGCACCCTCGTGGCACTGCGCCGCGGCCACCCGGACCTGCGTGACCCGGATCTCGCCGCGGTCCGGGTCGCCCACGACGAGGAGCGGCGCTGGCTGACCTTCCGCCGCGGGGAGGTCCGGGTGGTGGTGAACCTCTCCCCCGAGCCGGTGACGATCGCGCTGGGCCGCAACGGGGTACGGGTGCTGGCCGCCTGGGAACCACTCGAACAGCCGGGCGCGGACGGGCGGATCCACGTACCGGGCGAGTCGGCGGTGGTCCTGGGGCCCTGA
- the treY gene encoding malto-oligosyltrehalose synthase: protein MSQSYESARPAPDARTVVTPASTYRIQLCPEFPFAAAAAAVPYLASLGVSHLHLSPSLEAVPGSTHGYDVTDHSRVREELGGETGLRALARTAREHGLGLVLDIVPNHMAVPSPLRLNRPLWEVLREGPHSPYARWFDIDWEAGGGQVLLPVLSGPLELDSLAVDGELLRYGDHEFPLREGTAGLPLPELVAAQWYRPAFWREARTRLNYRRFFTISDLIGVRVEDPEVFAATHAKILELVRDGVLQGLRIDHVDGLADPEGYLRRLRAEAGGGCWVVVEKILARSERLPSSWPVAGTTGYDALLRVDGVFTDPAGAAELARDYRKSTGAGSWEETAEACAREVLTGDLAAELTALEAKAGKELRDAVLELLVANPVYRPYPGGPGLPPEALERAAALVGAGAVDGVRDLLRRDPAFAARFAQTSAALRAKSLEDRAFYRWAPLLSATEVGGDPGDPGVPVAEFHAYCAGLEREWPASGTVLSTHDTKRSADVRARIAVLSQAPELMAGAGAVPDAQLAWVARQSALGLGQIPDRESRLEAALVKGAREAALRTSWTDPDEEYEGAVVAPPEVDLPPELAEAARASVLGMTLLHLAMPGVPEVYQGAESEYRALVDPDNRRPVVFPREELARLDGGGVPHGLAGEKLALSAALLRLRRTRPELFTGYRPLAARGPAAGHCVAFARAGLIAVATRLSHRLAGEGGWRDTALPLPPGRWTSLLHEGAYEGEALLSHLLSDTPAVALVRAE from the coding sequence ATGAGCCAGTCATACGAAAGCGCCCGACCGGCACCTGACGCCCGGACAGTCGTCACGCCGGCCTCCACCTACCGTATCCAGCTCTGTCCCGAGTTCCCGTTCGCGGCCGCCGCGGCCGCCGTGCCCTACCTCGCCTCGCTCGGCGTGTCCCATCTGCACCTCTCGCCCTCCCTGGAGGCGGTGCCCGGCTCGACGCACGGGTACGACGTCACCGACCACTCCCGGGTGCGGGAGGAGCTGGGCGGCGAGACGGGCCTGCGCGCGCTCGCCCGCACGGCGCGCGAGCACGGCCTCGGCCTCGTGCTCGACATCGTCCCCAACCACATGGCGGTCCCCTCGCCGCTGCGCCTCAACCGGCCGCTGTGGGAGGTCCTGCGCGAGGGACCGCACTCCCCGTACGCGCGCTGGTTCGACATCGACTGGGAGGCCGGGGGCGGACAGGTGCTGCTGCCGGTCCTCTCGGGACCGCTGGAGCTGGACTCGCTCGCCGTCGACGGCGAGCTGCTGCGCTACGGGGACCACGAGTTCCCGCTGCGGGAGGGGACCGCCGGGCTGCCGCTGCCGGAGCTGGTGGCGGCGCAGTGGTACCGGCCGGCGTTCTGGCGCGAGGCCCGCACCCGCCTCAACTACCGCCGCTTCTTCACGATCTCGGACCTCATCGGGGTCCGGGTGGAGGACCCGGAGGTCTTCGCCGCGACGCACGCCAAGATCCTGGAGCTGGTGCGCGACGGGGTGCTCCAGGGACTGCGGATCGACCACGTGGACGGGCTCGCGGACCCCGAGGGGTACCTGCGGCGGCTGCGCGCGGAGGCGGGCGGGGGCTGCTGGGTGGTGGTGGAGAAGATCCTGGCGCGCTCCGAACGGCTGCCCTCCTCCTGGCCGGTGGCCGGCACCACCGGGTACGACGCGCTGCTGCGGGTGGACGGGGTGTTCACCGATCCCGCCGGGGCCGCGGAACTCGCCCGGGACTACCGCAAGTCCACCGGCGCCGGCTCCTGGGAGGAGACGGCCGAGGCGTGTGCACGGGAGGTGCTGACCGGCGATCTGGCGGCGGAGCTGACCGCGCTGGAGGCAAAGGCGGGCAAGGAACTGCGGGATGCGGTCCTGGAGTTGCTGGTGGCGAACCCGGTCTACCGGCCGTACCCGGGCGGTCCGGGACTTCCGCCCGAGGCCCTGGAGCGGGCCGCCGCGCTGGTCGGCGCCGGCGCGGTGGACGGCGTACGGGACCTCCTGCGGCGCGATCCCGCCTTCGCGGCGCGCTTCGCCCAGACTTCGGCGGCCCTGCGCGCCAAGTCCCTGGAGGACCGGGCCTTCTACCGCTGGGCGCCGCTGCTGTCGGCGACGGAGGTGGGAGGGGACCCCGGGGACCCCGGGGTGCCGGTCGCGGAGTTCCACGCGTACTGCGCCGGCCTGGAGCGGGAGTGGCCCGCCTCGGGGACGGTGCTGTCCACCCACGACACGAAGCGCAGCGCCGACGTCCGGGCCCGGATCGCGGTGCTTTCCCAGGCCCCGGAGCTGATGGCGGGGGCCGGCGCCGTCCCGGACGCCCAGCTGGCGTGGGTGGCCCGGCAGAGCGCGCTGGGCCTGGGGCAGATCCCGGACCGGGAGTCCCGGCTCGAGGCGGCGCTGGTCAAGGGGGCCCGTGAGGCGGCGCTGCGCACGTCCTGGACCGATCCGGACGAGGAGTACGAGGGCGCCGTCGTCGCTCCGCCCGAGGTGGACCTCCCGCCGGAGCTGGCGGAGGCGGCGCGGGCCAGCGTACTCGGCATGACCCTGCTGCACCTGGCCATGCCGGGGGTGCCGGAGGTCTACCAGGGCGCGGAGAGCGAGTACCGGGCGCTGGTCGACCCCGACAACCGCCGGCCGGTCGTCTTCCCCCGCGAGGAGCTGGCCCGGCTCGACGGGGGTGGTGTCCCGCACGGCCTGGCGGGGGAGAAACTGGCCCTGTCGGCGGCCCTGCTGCGGCTGCGGCGCACCCGGCCCGAGCTGTTCACCGGGTACCGGCCGCTGGCGGCCCGGGGTCCGGCCGCCGGCCACTGCGTGGCCTTCGCCCGCGCCGGCCTGATCGCGGTCGCCACCCGGCTCTCGCACCGGCTCGCCGGCGAGGGCGGCTGGCGCGACACGGCCCTCCCGCTGCCGCCGGGCCGCTGGACGTCCCTGCTGCACGAGGGCGCGTACGAGGGCGAGGCGCTGCTGTCGCACCTGCTGTCCGACACCCCGGCCGTGGCCCTGGTCCGGGCGGAATAG
- a CDS encoding alpha/beta fold hydrolase: MAIAHRRIGTGPVRVIVLHDWFGTSANWGSVLDHLDPEGFSYAFLDYRGYGERRDVTGRYSLPEIADDVLELADQLGWDTFSLLGHSMGGKAAQQVLVRAPERIEKLIGLAPVPAGPYEMDDATRELFYGAAENAENRRVILDLVTGKRASGHWLDRMVAHSREVSRPDAFAAYLASWQPLDLSSAVKGNTVPVLVLVGEYDLALTADVMRATWQAWYPDCRVRTIPGAGHYPPQETPVAFVTEVEAFLRG; this comes from the coding sequence ATGGCCATCGCCCACCGCAGGATCGGCACCGGCCCCGTCCGCGTCATCGTGCTGCACGACTGGTTCGGTACGTCCGCCAACTGGGGCTCCGTGCTCGACCACCTGGACCCGGAGGGGTTCTCGTACGCCTTCCTCGACTACCGCGGCTACGGCGAGCGCCGGGACGTCACCGGCCGGTACAGCCTCCCGGAGATCGCCGACGACGTCCTGGAACTCGCCGACCAGCTCGGCTGGGACACCTTCTCGCTGCTGGGCCACTCCATGGGCGGCAAGGCCGCACAACAGGTCCTGGTCCGGGCGCCCGAGCGGATCGAGAAGCTGATCGGGCTCGCCCCGGTGCCGGCCGGACCGTACGAGATGGACGACGCCACCCGTGAACTCTTCTACGGCGCCGCCGAGAACGCCGAGAACCGGCGCGTCATCCTCGACCTGGTCACCGGCAAGCGCGCGAGCGGCCACTGGCTCGACCGGATGGTCGCCCATTCCCGCGAGGTCTCGCGGCCCGACGCCTTCGCCGCCTACCTCGCGAGCTGGCAGCCCCTCGACCTGTCCTCGGCCGTCAAGGGCAACACCGTCCCGGTGCTGGTCCTCGTCGGCGAGTACGACCTGGCCCTCACCGCCGACGTGATGCGGGCCACCTGGCAGGCCTGGTACCCGGACTGTCGCGTCCGCACGATCCCCGGCGCCGGCCACTACCCGCCCCAGGAGACCCCGGTGGCCTTCGTCACCGAGGTGGAGGCGTTCCTGCGGGGCTGA
- a CDS encoding DUF1707 and FHA domain-containing protein yields the protein MTSSFEFPAYPAPRVSDAQRDRVLGELREGAALGRLSHDTFLRRMELALVARRSEELAALTADLRTRESGESPWTQRLFGWVGRVSAVSAGVRRAWRVEKLPVLLMPHPSAAPLRIGRDPGNGLRLSHETVSRAHAELTLRGGVWVLTDLGSTNGTTVNGQRVTGSAVVRDGDQIGFGRMTFRLSAG from the coding sequence GTGACGTCCAGTTTCGAGTTCCCCGCCTATCCCGCGCCGCGGGTCTCCGACGCGCAGCGCGACCGAGTGCTGGGGGAGCTCCGGGAGGGGGCTGCCCTGGGTCGGCTGTCCCACGACACGTTCCTGCGGCGCATGGAACTCGCGCTGGTCGCCCGCCGCTCCGAGGAGCTCGCCGCCCTGACCGCCGACCTCCGCACGCGGGAGAGCGGCGAAAGCCCGTGGACGCAACGGCTGTTCGGGTGGGTGGGCCGCGTCTCGGCCGTCAGCGCCGGCGTCCGCCGCGCCTGGCGCGTGGAGAAACTGCCCGTGCTGCTGATGCCGCACCCGAGCGCGGCGCCCCTGCGGATCGGCCGCGACCCGGGCAACGGCTTGCGGCTCAGCCACGAGACCGTCTCCCGGGCGCACGCCGAACTCACCCTGCGCGGCGGCGTGTGGGTGCTCACCGACCTCGGCTCGACCAACGGCACCACCGTCAACGGCCAGCGCGTGACCGGCTCCGCGGTGGTCCGCGACGGCGACCAGATCGGCTTCGGCCGCATGACGTTCCGCCTCTCGGCGGGCTGA
- the glgX gene encoding glycogen debranching protein GlgX produces MQVWPGQAYPLGATYDGAGTNFAVYSEAARRIELCLLHDDGSETAVELRETDAFVRHAYLPGIMPGQRYGFRVHGPYEPEHGMRCNAAKLLLDPYARAISGSVAWGEEVYGYHFGRPDSRNDLDSAPHTMTSVVVNPYFDWANDRPPRHEYHHTVLYEAHVKGLTMRHPELPEELRGTYGALAHPAVIGHLTKLGVTALELMPVHQYVNDHRLVDDGLSNYWGYNTIGFFAPHNGYASGDRGEQVLEFKSAVRALHEAGIEVILDVVYNHTAEGNHLGPTLSFRGLDNASYYRLADDPRHYMDTTGTGNSLLMRSPHVLQLIMDSLRYWVTEMHVDGFRFDLAATLARQFHEVDRLSSFFDLVQQDPVVSQVKLIAEPWDLGEGGYQVGNFPPLWTEWNGKYRDTVRDLWRGQPRTLAEFAGRLTGSSDLYQDDGRRPLASINFTTCHDGFTLHDLVSYNEKHNEANREGNRDGETHNRSWNCGVEGPTEDPEVVELRERQMRNFMATLMLSQGVPMLSHGDEFARSQGGNNNAYCQDNDLSWVTWPEPGKPAPALLEFTRQMVWLRRDHPVFRRRRFFHGRPVEGTHDELSDIAWFTPHGEEMRARDWQAQHARSLTVFLNGEAISEPGARGERITDDSFLLMFNAGAEPQEFTVPAGHGARWLLVVDTAKPDVLPPGTGPQYAAGDRVPLTGRSLVVLQRPA; encoded by the coding sequence ATGCAGGTCTGGCCGGGACAGGCGTATCCGCTGGGTGCCACCTACGACGGCGCCGGAACCAACTTCGCCGTCTACTCCGAGGCCGCTCGGCGGATCGAGCTGTGCCTGCTGCACGACGACGGCTCGGAGACGGCCGTCGAGCTCCGCGAGACGGACGCCTTCGTCCGGCACGCCTACCTGCCCGGCATCATGCCCGGGCAGCGCTACGGCTTCCGCGTCCACGGCCCGTACGAGCCCGAGCACGGGATGCGCTGCAACGCGGCGAAGCTGCTGCTGGACCCGTACGCGCGCGCCATCAGCGGCAGCGTCGCCTGGGGCGAGGAGGTCTACGGCTACCACTTCGGCCGCCCCGATTCCCGCAACGACCTCGACTCGGCCCCGCACACGATGACCTCGGTCGTGGTGAACCCGTACTTCGACTGGGCCAACGACCGGCCCCCGCGCCACGAGTACCACCACACCGTGCTCTACGAGGCCCACGTCAAGGGGCTCACCATGCGCCACCCGGAACTCCCGGAGGAGCTGCGCGGCACGTACGGGGCGCTCGCCCACCCGGCGGTGATCGGGCACCTCACCAAGCTGGGGGTGACGGCGCTGGAGCTGATGCCGGTGCACCAGTACGTCAACGACCACCGCCTCGTCGACGACGGCCTGAGCAACTACTGGGGCTACAACACCATCGGCTTCTTCGCGCCGCACAACGGCTACGCCTCCGGCGACCGGGGCGAGCAGGTACTGGAGTTCAAGTCGGCGGTCCGCGCCCTGCACGAGGCCGGGATCGAGGTGATCCTGGACGTGGTCTACAACCACACGGCCGAGGGCAACCACCTGGGCCCGACCCTGTCGTTCCGGGGGCTGGACAACGCCTCGTACTACCGGCTGGCGGACGATCCGCGCCACTACATGGACACCACGGGCACCGGGAACTCGCTGCTGATGCGGTCCCCGCACGTCCTCCAGCTGATCATGGACTCGCTGCGCTACTGGGTCACCGAGATGCACGTCGACGGCTTTCGGTTCGACCTCGCGGCCACGCTGGCCCGGCAGTTCCACGAGGTGGACCGGCTGTCCTCGTTCTTCGACCTGGTCCAGCAGGACCCGGTCGTCAGCCAGGTCAAGCTGATCGCGGAGCCCTGGGACCTGGGCGAGGGCGGCTACCAGGTGGGCAACTTCCCTCCGCTGTGGACGGAGTGGAACGGCAAGTACCGCGACACCGTCCGGGACTTGTGGCGCGGGCAGCCCCGCACGCTCGCGGAGTTCGCGGGACGGCTGACGGGGTCCTCGGACCTCTACCAGGACGACGGGCGCCGGCCGCTGGCGTCGATCAACTTCACCACCTGCCACGACGGGTTCACCCTGCACGACCTCGTCTCGTACAACGAGAAGCACAACGAGGCCAACCGGGAGGGCAACCGGGACGGCGAGACCCACAACCGGTCCTGGAACTGCGGGGTCGAGGGGCCGACCGAGGACCCGGAGGTCGTGGAGCTGCGCGAGCGCCAGATGCGCAACTTCATGGCGACCCTCATGCTCTCCCAGGGCGTCCCGATGCTCAGTCACGGGGACGAGTTCGCCCGCTCGCAGGGCGGCAACAACAACGCCTACTGCCAGGACAACGACCTGTCCTGGGTGACCTGGCCCGAGCCGGGCAAACCGGCGCCCGCGCTGCTGGAGTTCACCCGCCAGATGGTGTGGCTGCGCCGTGACCACCCGGTGTTCCGGCGGCGCCGGTTCTTCCACGGCCGCCCGGTGGAGGGGACGCACGACGAACTCTCCGACATCGCCTGGTTCACCCCGCACGGCGAGGAGATGCGGGCCCGCGACTGGCAGGCGCAGCACGCGCGGTCGCTGACGGTGTTCCTCAACGGCGAGGCGATCTCCGAGCCCGGTGCGCGCGGTGAGCGGATCACCGACGACTCGTTCCTGCTGATGTTCAACGCGGGCGCCGAGCCGCAGGAGTTCACCGTCCCGGCCGGGCACGGCGCCCGGTGGCTGCTGGTGGTGGACACGGCGAAGCCGGATGTCCTGCCGCCCGGCACGGGCCCGCAGTACGCGGCCGGCGACCGGGTGCCGCTGACGGGTCGCTCCCTGGTGGTCCTCCAGCGCCCGGCCTAG
- a CDS encoding LysR family transcriptional regulator has product MDPHLLRTFVTVIRLASFSAAARELGYTQSAVSQHIAALESDLRTGLLTRRPVAPTPAGERLLEHAGPLLLRLDAARADVLRLAAAPPGRVTLAVSPLAVGPRLLAALPATGVSLRVLPPAQVPAVVAAGGCDLGLVDGLAAPSDPLRLPDVAPLRVTGIGEEELAVLFPAGHPFARRAAVRLDDLADARWLDAPGIGLAPAVRTAPALRYDGTDLHALCALAAAGHGLALLPLPVARAARAGVAVALESPRLVHRTELLAPGAPTGAALAVAARLTGGPY; this is encoded by the coding sequence ATGGACCCGCACCTGCTCCGCACCTTCGTCACCGTCATCCGGCTGGCCTCCTTCTCCGCCGCCGCACGGGAGCTGGGCTACACCCAGTCCGCCGTCTCCCAGCACATCGCCGCCCTGGAGTCGGACCTGCGGACCGGGCTGCTCACCCGGCGGCCCGTGGCGCCGACGCCCGCCGGGGAGCGGCTGCTCGAACACGCCGGACCGCTCCTGCTGCGCCTCGACGCCGCCCGCGCCGACGTGCTGCGGCTGGCCGCCGCGCCGCCCGGGCGGGTCACCCTCGCCGTGTCCCCGCTCGCCGTCGGGCCGCGGCTGCTGGCCGCCCTGCCCGCCACCGGGGTGAGCCTGCGGGTGCTGCCCCCGGCGCAGGTGCCGGCCGTGGTCGCCGCCGGGGGCTGCGACCTCGGGCTCGTCGACGGCCTGGCCGCGCCCAGCGATCCGCTGCGGCTGCCCGACGTGGCCCCGCTGCGGGTGACCGGCATCGGGGAGGAGGAGCTCGCCGTGCTGTTCCCGGCCGGGCATCCGTTCGCCCGGCGGGCCGCCGTCCGGCTGGACGACCTGGCCGACGCCCGCTGGCTCGACGCCCCCGGGATCGGGCTCGCGCCCGCCGTCCGCACCGCCCCGGCCCTGCGCTACGACGGCACCGACCTGCACGCCCTGTGCGCCCTCGCCGCCGCCGGGCACGGCCTGGCCCTGCTGCCGCTGCCGGTGGCGCGGGCCGCCCGCGCGGGGGTCGCCGTAGCGCTGGAGTCACCGCGCCTGGTGCACCGTACGGAACTCCTGGCGCCGGGCGCCCCCACCGGAGCGGCCCTCGCCGTCGCGGCGCGGCTCACGGGCGGGCCGTATTAG